Proteins from one Nitrospirota bacterium genomic window:
- a CDS encoding acetyl-CoA carboxylase carboxyltransferase subunit beta, with protein MAWFKKTKELKAEKKGKIPEGLWVKCEGCKEIIYKKEIEKNLKVCPKCNYHFRISARERLKLLVDEGSFVEINEGLESVDPLHFNDKISYKDRLKENQKKTNLRDAVISGNALIKGYPISLIVMDFSFMGGSMGSVVGEKVARAAERAIEERHSLLAVSSSGGARMQEGIFSLMQMAKVSSVIARLKDADLLYISILCDPTFGGVTASFASLGDIIIAEPKSLIGFAGPRVIEQTIKQPLPDDFQRADFLLEHGLIDIIVDRKNLRDTIAKLFELLL; from the coding sequence ATGGCATGGTTTAAAAAGACAAAGGAATTAAAAGCAGAGAAAAAGGGGAAAATTCCAGAGGGTTTGTGGGTTAAATGTGAAGGATGCAAGGAGATTATTTATAAGAAAGAAATCGAAAAAAATCTCAAAGTATGTCCGAAATGCAATTACCATTTCAGAATTAGTGCACGCGAAAGATTAAAGCTACTTGTTGATGAAGGAAGTTTTGTTGAAATCAATGAAGGGCTCGAATCTGTTGATCCTCTCCATTTTAATGATAAGATTTCCTATAAAGACAGGCTAAAAGAGAACCAGAAAAAAACTAATTTAAGAGATGCTGTAATTTCTGGCAATGCACTTATAAAAGGATATCCAATCAGTCTTATTGTTATGGATTTCTCCTTTATGGGCGGAAGTATGGGATCTGTTGTCGGAGAAAAAGTAGCAAGGGCTGCAGAGAGAGCTATTGAAGAAAGGCATTCACTGCTTGCAGTCTCATCATCAGGTGGCGCAAGAATGCAGGAAGGAATCTTTTCACTAATGCAGATGGCAAAAGTTTCCTCTGTAATAGCCAGACTTAAAGATGCCGATCTTCTATATATATCAATATTATGTGACCCGACCTTTGGAGGTGTTACCGCAAGTTTTGCAAGTCTTGGAGACATTATTATTGCTGAACCTAAAAGTCTGATTGGTTTTGCCGGCCCACGGGTAATCGAGCAGACTATTAAACAACCATTACCAGATGATTTCCAGAGGGCTGATTTTCTTCTCGAACATGGCCTCATTGACATAATAGTAGATAGAAAAAACCTCAGGGATACGATCGCTAAGCTCTTTGAACTTCTTTTATGA
- a CDS encoding bifunctional folylpolyglutamate synthase/dihydrofolate synthase encodes MSYSETVNYLYNLQKYGIKFGLENIQRLMSSLDNPHKAFRFVHVAGTNGKGSTSAMIASLLKKTGLKVGLFTSPHLVSFTERIRVNGDEITENEVISLASHIKKVVEKIEDFSPTFFETVTAMAILYFKEKKIDIAVMEVGMGGRLDATNIILPEVSVITSISFDHREFLGDSLEDIAREKAGIIKKGIPVVTARQEIPADKLIKKTADLMGSPLYIYGRDFGGLIRASDIRGITMKYFDNITSIDDIFIPLAGEHQLINSCIAIKSVLLLTEKLKRNLLLSSVKQAFCDLKWPGRLEFIAADPPVLIDGAHNPSAAKALSDTLKTTFKNRFKKIIMILGVMADKDISGIMEPLLPLADEIIFTTPAYSRAASPEKLKQVAKSLGFSNMQTAQTVKDAIETATQLALRKQNPLIMITGSFYTIGEAKEVLGQKGVLTNLRE; translated from the coding sequence ATGAGCTATAGCGAAACAGTCAATTATCTTTACAATCTTCAGAAATACGGCATTAAATTCGGACTTGAGAATATTCAGCGGCTAATGTCATCTCTCGATAATCCCCATAAAGCATTCCGTTTCGTTCATGTTGCTGGAACAAATGGTAAAGGCTCGACTTCAGCGATGATTGCATCGCTGCTTAAAAAAACTGGTTTAAAAGTGGGGCTCTTTACTTCACCACACCTTGTTAGTTTCACAGAGAGAATAAGGGTTAACGGAGATGAAATAACTGAAAATGAGGTAATCAGCCTCGCATCTCATATTAAAAAAGTTGTTGAAAAAATTGAGGATTTTTCGCCAACCTTTTTTGAAACAGTAACAGCAATGGCAATACTCTATTTCAAAGAAAAAAAGATTGACATAGCAGTCATGGAGGTTGGCATGGGCGGTAGGCTCGATGCAACAAATATAATACTTCCAGAAGTTTCTGTTATTACATCAATAAGTTTTGACCACAGGGAATTTCTCGGCGACTCTCTTGAAGATATCGCTCGTGAGAAGGCAGGTATTATCAAGAAAGGCATCCCGGTTGTAACAGCCAGGCAAGAAATTCCTGCCGATAAGTTGATAAAAAAAACTGCTGATCTGATGGGTTCGCCACTTTACATATATGGCAGAGATTTTGGAGGATTAATCAGGGCATCGGATATAAGAGGAATTACTATGAAATACTTTGATAATATAACATCTATCGATGATATCTTTATTCCACTTGCGGGAGAGCATCAGCTTATTAATTCATGTATTGCAATTAAATCTGTTCTTCTTTTAACAGAGAAACTTAAAAGAAACCTTTTACTCTCATCTGTGAAGCAAGCATTCTGCGATCTCAAATGGCCCGGAAGGCTGGAATTTATTGCGGCTGATCCTCCTGTTCTTATAGACGGCGCACATAATCCTTCTGCTGCAAAGGCTCTTTCAGACACATTAAAAACAACCTTTAAAAACAGGTTTAAAAAAATTATTATGATACTCGGTGTAATGGCTGATAAAGATATCAGCGGAATTATGGAACCCCTCCTCCCCTTAGCTGATGAGATTATCTTTACAACACCTGCATATAGCAGAGCTGCATCCCCTGAAAAACTTAAACAAGTTGCGAAATCATTGGGTTTCAGCAATATGCAAACTGCACAAACAGTTAAAGATGCAATAGAAACTGCCACACAACTCGCTCTTAGAAAACAGAATCCTCTTATTATGATAACAGGCTCTTTTTATACAATAGGTGAAGCAAAGGAAGTTCTCGGACAGAAAGGAGTTCTTACAAATCTGCGCGAATGA
- a CDS encoding LPS-assembly protein LptD has translation MLSGNEHYTCNDNSYSWIVEVLLFILPTCIFVLLLSPSHVYAAEEQTNIVADNLQYLKETSTYIATGKVKIQKTDVVIEADEIIYNEQTSDMVATGNVTYKDPDVSINADKVSMNLNKKTGKILNAKIFYKKDNYHIYGKEIEKKGENYYSSPEAMFTTCDGLNPSWCFKGEDIEAIVGDTLKARNASFRIKNIPLLYSPYFSAPVLADRETGLLIPLIGYSDIRGFNLNIPFYWAISENRDATFYLDIYTKRGLGQGLEYRYVEPFNIRGEWWLYHLQDNELRKDYYEFKGVHKHFSSNSIGGFLNVNLVNEKDFYREFKTNLEIQSNRFLESIGEISIPFTQSRLFFLSQYWIDLRENTLPVSQKLPEVGLILNNHEVGPVWFFNSATVSNLWREEGLRGQRVDLYPSIFHTFGSDLTVSQMLSFRETAYFFQDYDEDSLHRESLEYSIKVNTRFMKNYSKFIHVIEPTLSYTLISNSEEDIPVFDSTEFFNKTSLIELALLNRIIQSKGEFIVFRASQGFDSNKGDRPFRPLKFELGIKLPVQLRLEADYNVNTGRMTSIISDIRATINGVTLFTSQIYNKKHNTTYYRTGIGVHPFKPLYLHGRFWYDAEENETKEIALNIRYLSQCWGLLTEVIKRPDDFIISVMFELKGITNLFKLY, from the coding sequence ATGCTTTCGGGGAACGAACATTACACTTGCAATGACAATTCTTATAGCTGGATTGTAGAAGTATTATTATTCATACTACCGACGTGTATCTTTGTCCTTCTTCTTTCACCTTCCCATGTTTATGCTGCAGAAGAGCAAACTAACATCGTTGCTGATAACCTTCAATATCTAAAAGAGACATCCACCTACATTGCTACCGGGAAAGTGAAGATTCAAAAGACTGATGTTGTTATTGAAGCTGATGAGATAATCTATAATGAACAGACCTCGGATATGGTTGCAACAGGGAATGTAACTTACAAAGACCCTGATGTTTCGATAAATGCAGATAAGGTATCTATGAACCTTAATAAAAAAACAGGGAAAATCCTTAATGCAAAAATCTTTTATAAAAAAGACAACTACCACATTTATGGAAAAGAGATTGAAAAAAAAGGCGAAAATTATTATTCAAGTCCAGAAGCTATGTTTACAACGTGCGATGGTCTGAATCCTTCATGGTGCTTTAAAGGAGAAGACATTGAGGCTATAGTTGGCGATACACTAAAAGCCAGAAATGCATCTTTTCGTATAAAAAATATTCCATTACTATACAGCCCTTATTTTAGTGCACCTGTTCTTGCAGACAGGGAAACAGGTCTTTTAATCCCGCTGATTGGATATAGCGACATAAGGGGCTTTAATTTGAATATCCCGTTTTACTGGGCAATCTCAGAGAATCGTGATGCAACATTTTATCTTGACATCTATACAAAGCGTGGATTGGGACAGGGGCTGGAATATCGGTATGTTGAACCTTTTAATATCAGGGGAGAATGGTGGCTTTATCACTTACAGGATAATGAACTCCGTAAAGACTATTACGAGTTCAAAGGAGTCCATAAGCATTTCTCCTCAAACAGTATCGGCGGATTTTTGAATGTAAATCTTGTGAATGAGAAAGACTTTTATAGAGAATTTAAAACAAACCTCGAGATACAGTCTAATCGCTTCCTTGAATCAATAGGTGAGATATCGATTCCGTTCACTCAATCACGTCTATTCTTTCTCTCACAATACTGGATTGACCTAAGAGAAAATACCTTACCTGTCTCACAAAAACTTCCTGAAGTTGGCCTTATTTTAAATAATCATGAGGTTGGTCCTGTATGGTTTTTCAATTCAGCAACTGTATCAAATCTATGGAGAGAAGAAGGATTACGCGGACAGAGGGTTGACCTATATCCGAGTATATTTCATACATTTGGAAGTGATCTCACTGTTTCGCAGATGTTATCTTTTCGTGAGACAGCATATTTTTTTCAAGATTACGATGAAGACAGTCTTCACAGGGAATCTCTGGAATACTCCATTAAAGTAAATACGAGATTTATGAAGAATTACAGTAAATTTATACATGTTATTGAACCAACTTTAAGTTATACTCTTATTTCAAATTCAGAGGAAGACATTCCGGTTTTTGATTCAACTGAATTTTTCAATAAGACTTCCTTAATCGAGCTTGCCCTGCTCAACAGGATTATTCAAAGTAAAGGTGAGTTTATTGTCTTCAGGGCATCACAGGGCTTTGATTCAAATAAAGGAGACAGACCCTTCCGGCCATTGAAATTTGAGTTGGGGATAAAACTACCTGTTCAATTAAGGCTCGAGGCCGATTATAACGTAAATACAGGCAGAATGACGAGCATCATTTCTGACATCAGGGCGACCATAAATGGAGTAACGTTATTTACTTCCCAGATATATAATAAGAAACATAATACAACATATTACCGTACAGGAATCGGAGTCCATCCATTTAAGCCCTTATATCTCCATGGAAGGTTCTGGTATGATGCTGAGGAAAATGAGACAAAAGAGATTGCGTTGAATATAAGATACCTGAGCCAGTGCTGGGGTTTATTAACCGAAGTCATAAAAAGACCCGATGATTTTATTATCTCCGTTATGTTTGAGCTGAAAGGGATAACAAATCTGTTCAAGCTTTATTAA
- a CDS encoding adenylyl-sulfate kinase, producing MAIWITGLPGSGKSTVAEVLKNVYPEFIILRMDELRKVVTPEPTYSDSEREILYRAIVFIAWMLTELGHNVIIDATGNMRRWRDLARQLIPRYAEIYLKCPIQICKEREQKRIDTHKAPRDIYQKGAAGWPVPGLTAPYEEPLNPEMIVDTEKTSVDEIVETIQKVIGKMKN from the coding sequence ATGGCAATCTGGATAACAGGGCTGCCCGGGAGCGGCAAGAGCACAGTGGCTGAGGTCTTAAAGAATGTTTATCCTGAATTTATTATACTCAGGATGGATGAGTTGAGAAAGGTTGTTACGCCTGAACCAACATATTCTGATTCTGAGAGAGAAATACTATATCGTGCGATAGTCTTTATAGCCTGGATGCTAACTGAACTTGGACACAACGTTATCATTGATGCAACAGGAAATATGAGGAGATGGCGAGACCTTGCAAGACAATTAATTCCCCGATATGCAGAGATATATTTGAAATGCCCGATTCAAATCTGCAAGGAGCGCGAACAAAAAAGGATTGATACGCACAAGGCACCCAGAGATATTTATCAGAAGGGCGCCGCTGGCTGGCCCGTGCCCGGATTAACAGCTCCATATGAAGAACCGCTCAATCCCGAAATGATTGTGGATACGGAAAAAACCTCAGTTGATGAAATCGTTGAAACTATTCAAAAGGTAATAGGAAAAATGAAAAATTAA
- a CDS encoding cold-shock protein — MAKGTVKWFNESKGYGFITKEDGGDVFAHYSAIEGNGFKTLAEGDKVSFDVVNGDKGPKATKIVKL; from the coding sequence ATGGCAAAAGGTACTGTTAAGTGGTTTAATGAGTCAAAAGGCTATGGCTTTATCACCAAAGAAGATGGCGGTGATGTTTTTGCTCATTACTCAGCTATCGAAGGCAATGGGTTTAAAACCCTTGCTGAAGGCGATAAGGTGAGCTTTGATGTTGTTAATGGAGATAAAGGTCCAAAGGCAACAAAGATTGTAAAACTGTAA
- the thrC gene encoding threonine synthase, whose amino-acid sequence MSYRAWFECINPECKATYPLNSIIYRCKDCGELLEVRHDIQALSNIDPKAWTKLFDERYKSTEWPYGSGVWGKKEWVLPEINNDNIVSLYEGGTNLFWAERFGKMLGLDDLWIKLCGNSHSGSFKDLGMTVLVSQVKQMISEGAPIKAVACASTGDTSAALAVYCAAAGIQSIVLLPKGKISIAQLVQPISNGSLVLSLDTDFDGCMHVVKEITKDETIYLANSMNSLRIEGQKTVGIEIIQQFDWETPDVIIIPGGNLGNVSALGNGLLMMRDLGLISKLPRIVVAQAERANPLYRSYLKNFETFEPIEAQKTLASAIQIGNPVSVNKAIRTLKQFNGIVEQATEQELADAAALGDTTGMFNDPHTGVALAVLIKLITSGKIDKSERIVVISTAHGLKFTDFKVRYHEGTLEFPSHFANKPIELPPSIDAVKEVLQQALKKRRNPMAKKSSKTKIWKPATLAIHGLKRIPKAHYSVSTPIVQTSNYYFDSTAEVLEFMKAKKAGNLVREHEYGRYGNPTQQECERKLAAIEGAERAMLFATGMSAVIMTLLAYMRRNGHIIFTNDCYRQTRDFATKLQAEFGIEVSLVDPNADAISRAIQPNTNIIFTESPTNPYLRVLDIKSVVKVAQKHNLMTIIDATLATPYNIKPLEMGVDIVIHSATKYLGGHNDLLAGVVLGKQEILNELNTMQRMIGATPGPFTCFLLERGLKTFALRMEHHNRAGLTIARMLESHPKIEKVWYPGLDSHPDHKIAVQQMSGFGSVITFLIKGGAKETRKFIDSLELFLITPSLGGSESLVTQMATMSFFDYPEEYRRSIGMVDNLVRIALGLEDVDDLIFDLNQALDKI is encoded by the coding sequence ATGTCATATCGAGCATGGTTTGAATGCATAAACCCTGAGTGTAAAGCAACCTACCCGCTTAACTCAATTATTTATCGCTGTAAAGATTGCGGGGAATTATTGGAAGTTCGGCATGACATTCAAGCCCTTTCAAATATTGATCCAAAAGCATGGACAAAGCTCTTCGACGAACGTTATAAGTCCACAGAGTGGCCATATGGCTCAGGTGTATGGGGGAAAAAGGAATGGGTTCTACCAGAGATTAACAACGATAACATTGTTTCTCTTTACGAAGGAGGCACAAATCTTTTCTGGGCTGAACGGTTCGGAAAGATGTTAGGACTTGATGATCTCTGGATCAAACTCTGTGGCAACTCTCACAGTGGTTCATTTAAAGACCTTGGGATGACAGTGCTTGTATCCCAGGTAAAACAGATGATTAGTGAAGGTGCACCAATCAAGGCGGTTGCCTGCGCCTCTACAGGAGATACCTCAGCAGCACTGGCTGTATATTGTGCAGCAGCCGGAATACAATCTATCGTTCTTCTGCCTAAAGGCAAAATATCAATTGCACAGCTTGTTCAGCCTATCTCCAATGGCTCACTTGTATTGTCTCTGGACACTGATTTTGACGGTTGCATGCATGTTGTCAAGGAAATCACAAAAGACGAAACAATATATCTTGCAAATTCGATGAACTCCTTAAGAATCGAAGGTCAAAAAACTGTTGGCATTGAGATCATTCAGCAGTTCGACTGGGAAACCCCTGATGTTATTATCATCCCTGGAGGCAACCTTGGAAACGTCTCTGCACTTGGAAATGGGCTCCTTATGATGCGTGATCTTGGTCTGATTTCAAAACTACCGCGTATTGTTGTTGCACAGGCTGAACGAGCCAATCCACTTTATCGTTCATATCTTAAAAATTTTGAAACATTCGAGCCTATTGAAGCTCAAAAGACACTGGCCAGTGCTATTCAGATAGGCAATCCAGTAAGTGTTAATAAAGCTATCCGAACTCTTAAGCAGTTTAATGGTATTGTCGAACAGGCAACAGAACAAGAACTTGCCGATGCTGCTGCATTAGGGGATACCACTGGCATGTTCAACGACCCTCATACAGGGGTAGCGCTGGCAGTTTTGATTAAATTAATTACTTCAGGAAAGATTGACAAATCTGAACGTATTGTTGTTATCTCTACAGCTCACGGGCTTAAATTCACTGACTTCAAGGTTCGTTATCATGAGGGCACCCTTGAATTTCCGAGCCACTTTGCAAACAAACCCATCGAACTGCCACCCAGCATAGATGCAGTTAAGGAAGTTCTTCAGCAAGCTCTTAAGAAGAGGAGGAATCCCATGGCGAAAAAATCTTCAAAAACAAAAATTTGGAAACCAGCAACGCTCGCAATTCACGGCCTAAAAAGAATTCCTAAAGCACATTATTCGGTTTCCACTCCCATTGTTCAAACCTCTAATTACTATTTCGATTCCACTGCTGAAGTATTGGAGTTCATGAAAGCAAAAAAGGCTGGCAATCTGGTTCGTGAACATGAATATGGCCGATACGGGAATCCAACTCAACAGGAATGTGAACGGAAACTTGCTGCTATCGAAGGTGCTGAAAGGGCTATGCTTTTTGCTACAGGAATGAGTGCAGTGATTATGACCTTGCTTGCCTACATGAGACGAAACGGCCATATAATTTTCACAAATGATTGCTACCGTCAGACACGTGACTTTGCCACAAAGCTACAAGCAGAATTCGGGATTGAAGTCTCACTGGTAGACCCGAATGCTGATGCTATTTCGAGAGCAATTCAACCCAATACAAATATAATCTTCACTGAATCCCCGACAAATCCTTATCTTCGGGTATTGGATATTAAATCAGTTGTGAAAGTTGCGCAAAAGCACAATTTAATGACCATAATTGATGCAACACTGGCAACCCCTTATAATATCAAGCCTTTAGAAATGGGTGTGGATATTGTCATCCATTCTGCTACAAAATACCTTGGTGGCCACAATGACTTGCTGGCTGGGGTCGTGCTCGGGAAACAAGAAATTCTTAACGAACTTAATACTATGCAGCGCATGATAGGCGCTACCCCTGGTCCTTTTACCTGTTTTCTACTTGAACGTGGACTAAAAACCTTTGCACTCCGGATGGAACATCACAATAGGGCTGGCTTGACTATCGCCCGTATGCTTGAATCACATCCAAAAATTGAAAAGGTATGGTATCCAGGACTCGATTCTCATCCTGACCACAAAATTGCTGTTCAGCAAATGAGCGGATTTGGAAGTGTCATAACTTTTCTTATTAAAGGTGGGGCAAAAGAAACCCGAAAGTTTATTGATTCACTTGAGCTTTTTCTTATAACACCCAGTCTTGGAGGCAGTGAAAGTCTTGTTACCCAGATGGCAACCATGTCATTCTTTGATTACCCTGAGGAATACAGACGCTCAATCGGCATGGTAGATAATTTAGTACGCATTGCTCTGGGATTAGAAGATGTTGATGATCTTATCTTTGATTTAAATCAGGCATTAGACAAGATCTGA
- a CDS encoding ferritin family protein: MNAIEIAMKMEQEAIDFYTKCAAKTNNPFGKKMFLSIAEDEKYHIACANKVTHGQEFSPSETTPLQDMKSIFEKNKQEMLQRVSSTSDDLHALEIAMKMEEETIKFYQQAASNASDPLERKFFECIIKDEQEHYSILENTHSFLSDTGNWFMWNEYSIVEG, from the coding sequence ATGAATGCTATTGAAATAGCTATGAAAATGGAGCAGGAGGCTATAGATTTCTATACAAAATGTGCGGCGAAAACTAATAATCCATTCGGAAAGAAGATGTTTCTGAGCATTGCAGAAGATGAGAAATATCATATCGCATGTGCAAACAAGGTTACGCATGGTCAGGAATTTAGCCCATCTGAAACAACACCTTTGCAGGACATGAAGAGTATTTTTGAGAAGAATAAGCAAGAAATGTTACAGCGTGTGTCCTCAACATCCGATGATTTACATGCCCTTGAAATAGCTATGAAGATGGAGGAAGAGACAATCAAATTCTATCAGCAGGCTGCTTCAAATGCAAGTGATCCTTTGGAGAGGAAATTTTTTGAATGTATTATAAAAGATGAGCAGGAGCACTATTCAATTCTTGAGAATACGCATTCATTTCTATCAGACACGGGTAACTGGTTTATGTGGAATGAGTATAGTATCGTAGAAGGATGA
- a CDS encoding RNA-binding protein: MEKKLYVGNISFKATEEDIREIFSKTGEVESVKIIKDIYTGNPKGFGFVEMATAEDAHKAVEALNGTMFMERILSVDEARPQKARQKRNSKSGFEKGRSNFGKNRGTGRGWR, translated from the coding sequence ATGGAAAAGAAGCTTTACGTTGGAAATATCTCATTCAAGGCAACAGAAGAAGATATAAGAGAAATTTTTTCAAAAACAGGTGAAGTTGAATCAGTCAAGATAATAAAAGATATATATACAGGGAATCCAAAAGGTTTTGGGTTTGTTGAAATGGCTACTGCAGAAGATGCCCATAAAGCAGTAGAAGCACTAAATGGAACTATGTTTATGGAAAGAATACTATCTGTTGATGAAGCAAGACCTCAGAAAGCGCGGCAGAAAAGAAACTCTAAAAGTGGTTTTGAAAAAGGAAGAAGTAATTTTGGCAAAAACAGAGGCACTGGTAGGGGATGGAGATAA
- a CDS encoding 30S ribosomal protein S21 encodes MDIKVYGNDIEKALKSLKRQLQKEGLFKEIKQRSFFEKPSEKEKRKKREAKRKRIKALRFKRSV; translated from the coding sequence TTGGATATAAAAGTTTATGGTAATGATATAGAAAAAGCTCTCAAATCTCTTAAGCGTCAACTCCAGAAAGAAGGATTGTTTAAAGAGATCAAACAGAGAAGTTTTTTTGAAAAGCCTTCTGAAAAAGAGAAAAGAAAAAAAAGAGAAGCGAAAAGGAAAAGAATAAAAGCTTTGAGATTTAAAAGGTCTGTTTAA
- a CDS encoding peptidylprolyl isomerase — protein sequence MGQAKIGDTVKVHYTGKLNDGTIFDTSEGREPLKFTIGEGHIIPGFEQAIIGMSINESKTIKIPSDNAYGPYRKEMVVVVQRNQLPSHIKPEKGLHLRIPGPDGQGFVVIITDMSDSTITLDGNHPLAGKDLTFDIQLIEIA from the coding sequence ATGGGACAAGCAAAAATTGGTGATACTGTAAAAGTTCATTACACGGGCAAATTAAACGATGGAACCATATTTGATACCTCTGAAGGCCGTGAACCACTGAAATTTACGATTGGGGAAGGTCATATTATTCCAGGATTTGAGCAGGCGATAATTGGGATGAGCATCAATGAATCAAAGACCATTAAAATCCCCTCTGATAATGCATATGGTCCATATCGTAAAGAAATGGTAGTAGTAGTGCAACGAAATCAATTACCTTCTCATATAAAACCAGAAAAAGGTCTACATTTAAGGATTCCAGGTCCGGATGGACAGGGTTTTGTGGTAATTATAACTGACATGTCTGATTCGACTATTACGTTAGATGGAAATCATCCGCTTGCAGGGAAAGACCTTACATTTGATATTCAGCTAATAGAAATAGCCTGA
- a CDS encoding transketolase, which translates to MKKDITDSVISNLKEKARSLRIEVLRMLTDAGSGHTGGSLSAADIVTALYFYKMKHNPENPQWRERDRFILSKGHAAPILYAALAISGYFDRALLKTLRKLGSPLQGHPCSKMLAGIEISTGSLGQGLSISNGIALGLKLDGLTSRVYCLLGDGEIQEGQVWEAAMTSSHYKLDNLCAIIDNNGLQIDGHCCDVMHIEPIVNKWRAFGWHVIDIDGHDMKAIIEALNQADNVKKKPTMIVARTVKGKGVSIFEGKVQYHGIAPTQEELEIAIKELGS; encoded by the coding sequence ATGAAAAAAGATATTACAGATTCAGTGATTAGCAATTTAAAAGAAAAAGCAAGGTCTCTCAGAATAGAAGTCCTGAGGATGCTTACCGATGCAGGCTCAGGTCATACCGGTGGATCATTATCAGCAGCAGATATTGTCACCGCACTTTATTTTTATAAAATGAAACATAACCCGGAAAATCCCCAATGGAGAGAACGGGACAGGTTCATTCTTTCTAAAGGTCATGCAGCACCGATACTTTATGCCGCACTTGCAATCTCAGGATATTTTGACAGAGCTTTACTTAAAACTTTGCGAAAACTTGGCAGTCCGTTGCAAGGACATCCATGTTCCAAGATGCTGGCTGGAATAGAAATCTCAACAGGTTCATTGGGACAGGGACTTTCAATTTCAAATGGTATTGCATTAGGTCTAAAGCTCGATGGGTTGACCTCACGCGTATACTGTCTTCTCGGAGATGGTGAGATTCAAGAGGGTCAAGTGTGGGAAGCTGCCATGACATCTTCACATTACAAACTTGATAATCTCTGCGCAATAATTGATAATAATGGGCTTCAAATAGATGGGCACTGTTGTGACGTCATGCATATCGAGCCAATTGTAAATAAATGGAGGGCATTCGGATGGCATGTCATTGATATAGATGGACATGACATGAAAGCTATAATTGAAGCCTTGAATCAGGCTGATAATGTTAAAAAGAAACCAACCATGATAGTTGCCAGGACAGTTAAAGGAAAGGGAGTATCAATATTTGAAGGTAAGGTTCAATACCATGGAATTGCACCAACACAAGAAGAACTCGAAATTGCAATAAAGGAGCTTGGGAGCTAA
- a CDS encoding transketolase family protein has product MGKILENITNTQRKPTATRDAYGEALLALGRKRSDVVVLDADLSGSTKTGKFAKAFPDRFFNLGVAEQDMIGTAGGLALAGKLPFASTFAIFETGRAWEQIRQTICYSNLNVKLVATHSGITVGEDGASHQAIEDVALMRVLPNMTVIVPSDGNETMKAIEAIADYYGPVYVRLGRPKVPNVMPEDYEFNIGKAYTFHIGKDVNIIAMGIMVAMSLEAAEILKGKGIDAGVINMSTIKPIDTETIIRAAKSCKLIVTAEEHSIIGGLGGAVSEFLSEHYPILIKRIGIKDNFGCSGPSDELLKLYGLTPEHIIKTVLNFLKENKKAGK; this is encoded by the coding sequence ATGGGAAAAATATTAGAGAATATAACAAACACACAAAGAAAACCAACTGCTACAAGAGATGCTTATGGAGAAGCACTTCTTGCATTAGGCAGAAAAAGATCAGATGTTGTTGTTCTTGATGCTGACCTGTCTGGTTCTACAAAGACTGGTAAATTTGCAAAAGCATTCCCTGATAGGTTTTTTAATCTTGGAGTTGCCGAACAAGACATGATTGGCACAGCAGGTGGGCTGGCATTGGCTGGTAAACTTCCATTTGCTTCTACATTCGCAATATTCGAAACTGGCAGGGCATGGGAACAGATACGTCAGACAATCTGTTACTCTAACCTCAATGTCAAACTTGTTGCAACACACAGTGGTATAACAGTTGGAGAGGATGGTGCATCCCATCAGGCAATAGAAGACGTTGCACTTATGAGAGTACTTCCAAATATGACAGTTATAGTTCCTTCGGACGGCAATGAAACCATGAAAGCAATAGAAGCAATAGCGGATTATTACGGACCTGTATATGTCCGGCTGGGCAGGCCAAAGGTTCCAAATGTCATGCCCGAGGACTATGAATTCAATATTGGCAAGGCTTATACTTTCCACATAGGGAAAGATGTGAATATCATTGCAATGGGTATCATGGTAGCAATGTCACTTGAGGCAGCAGAAATTCTGAAGGGAAAGGGAATAGATGCCGGGGTCATCAATATGTCAACAATAAAACCCATTGACACAGAAACAATAATAAGAGCTGCAAAATCATGTAAACTTATTGTAACCGCAGAAGAGCATTCTATCATAGGAGGACTCGGTGGTGCTGTTAGTGAATTTTTATCTGAACATTATCCAATTCTTATCAAAAGAATCGGCATAAAAGACAACTTTGGATGCTCTGGTCCTTCAGACGAATTATTGAAATTATACGGACTTACTCCTGAGCATATTATAAAAACAGTACTAAATTTTCTTAAAGAAAATAAAAAAGCAGGCAAATGA